From a single Staphylococcus epidermidis genomic region:
- a CDS encoding tandem-type lipoprotein has translation MRYLKRITIYISLLILVSGCGNNKEAEIKQNFNKTLSMYPIKNLENFYDKEGFRDEEFDKDDKGTWIINSKMIVEPKGKDMEARGMVLHINRNTRTTKGDFIIKRITEDNKGIPDVKDKKYPVKMENNKIIPTKQIKDKKLKKEIENFKFFVQYGNFKNLKHYKDGEISYNPNVPSYSAKYQLSNNGYNVKQLRKRYDIPTNQALKLLLKGTGDLKGSSVGYNHLEFTFVENKKENIYFTDSINFNPSRGD, from the coding sequence ATGCGTTATCTAAAGAGAATAACTATATACATAAGTTTATTAATTTTGGTAAGTGGTTGTGGAAACAATAAAGAAGCTGAAATCAAACAAAACTTTAATAAAACGTTAAGTATGTATCCAATTAAAAATCTAGAAAACTTTTATGATAAAGAAGGTTTTCGAGATGAAGAGTTTGATAAAGATGACAAAGGAACTTGGATTATTAATTCTAAAATGATTGTTGAACCGAAAGGGAAAGATATGGAAGCAAGAGGGATGGTTTTACATATAAATAGAAATACGAGAACAACTAAAGGTGACTTTATTATAAAACGAATAACAGAAGATAATAAAGGAATACCTGATGTTAAAGATAAAAAGTATCCAGTAAAAATGGAAAACAACAAAATTATCCCAACAAAGCAAATTAAAGATAAAAAATTAAAAAAAGAAATTGAGAACTTTAAATTTTTTGTGCAATATGGCAATTTTAAAAACTTAAAGCATTATAAAGACGGAGAGATATCTTACAATCCTAATGTACCTAGTTATTCTGCGAAATATCAATTGAGTAATAATGGTTATAACGTGAAACAATTAAGAAAAAGATATGATATTCCAACGAATCAAGCTCTTAAATTATTATTGAAAGGGACAGGAGATTTAAAAGGATCCTCTGTAGGTTATAACCATCTTGAATTTACTTTTGTAGAAAATAAAAAAGAAAATATTTATTTTACTGACAGTATAAACTTTAACCCAAGTAGGGGGGATTAA
- a CDS encoding tandem-type lipoprotein, which yields MKHSSKIIVFVSFLILTIFIGGCGFINKEDSKETEIKQNFNKMLNVYPTKNLEDFYDKEGYRDEEFDKDDKGTWIIRSEMTKQPKGKIMISRGMVLYINRNTRTTKGYFLISEITEDKNGFAHNKDKKYPVVMKHNKIIPTKPIPDDKLKKEIENFKFFVQYGNFKNLKDYKDGEISYNPNVPSYSAKYQLSNNDYNVKQLRKRYDIPTKKAPKLLLKGDGDLKGASVGRKDLEFTFVENKEENIFFTDSINFKPTERDES from the coding sequence ATGAAACATTCAAGCAAAATAATAGTATTTGTAAGTTTCTTAATTTTAACGATTTTTATTGGAGGATGTGGTTTTATAAATAAAGAAGATAGTAAAGAAACGGAAATCAAACAAAACTTTAATAAAATGTTAAACGTGTATCCAACTAAAAATCTAGAGGATTTTTACGATAAAGAGGGCTATCGTGATGAAGAGTTTGATAAAGATGACAAAGGAACTTGGATTATTAGATCTGAAATGACAAAACAGCCAAAAGGTAAAATTATGATCTCAAGAGGTATGGTTCTCTATATCAATCGCAATACTAGAACAACAAAAGGATACTTTTTAATTAGTGAGATAACAGAGGACAAAAATGGCTTTGCGCATAATAAAGATAAAAAATATCCTGTCGTAATGAAACATAATAAAATTATTCCAACGAAGCCTATACCAGACGATAAGTTAAAAAAAGAAATTGAGAACTTTAAATTTTTTGTGCAATATGGCAATTTTAAAAACTTAAAAGATTATAAAGACGGAGAGATATCTTACAATCCTAATGTTCCTAGTTATTCTGCGAAATATCAATTGAGTAATAATGACTATAACGTGAAACAATTAAGAAAAAGATATGACATCCCAACTAAAAAAGCACCTAAATTATTGTTAAAAGGGGATGGCGACTTAAAAGGGGCATCTGTAGGTCGTAAAGACCTAGAATTCACCTTTGTAGAGAATAAGGAAGAAAACATCTTTTTTACAGATAGTATTAATTTCAAACCGACTGAGCGTGATGAATCATGA
- a CDS encoding permease, protein MLDSIMEFIKTFVMLFFELLTLFIIVSFIVSLIQQVVSEEKIKRFLSKPNQAISYVLGMVFGAMTPFCSCSTIPILAGLLNSKVPFGPAMSFLISSPLMNPLMIFMLWALLGWKVAIVYFIVLAIFSILTGFVFSKMNLAETYKGVNVKGDGFFANKTESRFKQALNDAWAFLYPMLPYLFIGVFIGAFIYGFVPETFITKYASGGGIISVFIASIIGIPMYIRPETMLPIAEALASKGMSLGTVVALIIGGAGASIPEVVLLSKLFKKKFVISFVIAILVVAISTGLMVNIVI, encoded by the coding sequence ATGTTAGATTCAATTATGGAATTTATAAAAACATTTGTGATGTTGTTTTTTGAATTATTAACACTATTCATCATCGTGAGCTTTATTGTAAGTTTAATTCAACAAGTAGTTTCGGAAGAAAAAATCAAAAGATTTTTGAGCAAGCCTAATCAAGCAATTAGTTATGTATTGGGGATGGTGTTTGGTGCTATGACACCATTTTGTTCTTGTTCAACTATTCCAATACTTGCAGGTCTATTAAATTCTAAAGTACCTTTTGGTCCAGCAATGAGTTTCTTAATATCTTCGCCATTAATGAATCCATTAATGATATTTATGTTATGGGCCTTATTAGGTTGGAAAGTTGCAATAGTTTATTTTATTGTACTAGCAATCTTTAGTATCTTAACAGGTTTTGTATTTTCAAAAATGAATTTAGCCGAAACTTATAAAGGTGTAAATGTTAAAGGCGATGGATTTTTTGCTAATAAAACGGAATCTCGTTTTAAACAAGCATTAAATGATGCGTGGGCATTTTTATATCCAATGCTTCCTTACCTATTTATTGGTGTATTTATTGGAGCGTTCATATATGGATTTGTACCCGAAACATTTATTACTAAATATGCGAGTGGAGGTGGCATTATATCCGTATTTATTGCTTCTATTATAGGTATTCCTATGTATATTAGACCTGAAACAATGTTACCTATAGCTGAAGCATTAGCTTCAAAAGGAATGTCGCTTGGGACAGTTGTTGCTTTGATCATTGGTGGTGCTGGTGCAAGTATTCCAGAAGTTGTATTATTATCGAAACTATTCAAGAAAAAATTTGTAATCTCATTCGTTATCGCCATTTTAGTTGTAGCTATTTCTACAGGTTTGATGGTGAACATCGTTATTTAA